The Acutalibacter muris genomic sequence CTACGGCTGGCACTGCCGGTATGCCTTGGAGCAGGGCGCGGCCCGGGTGCTGGGCCTTGATATTAGCGAGAATATGCTGGACGAGGCTGGAAAACGCGGAGGAGAGGGCATAGAGTACCGGCTCTGCGGCATAGAGGACTATGAGTACCCGCAAGAGGAGTGGGACTTAGCTGTGTCTAACCTGGCGCTGCATTATATCGGCGACCTTGATACTGTGTATGAGAAGGTGTACAGGACCCTGCGGCCAAAAGGGGTGTTTCTCTTCAATATCGAGCACCCGGTGTTCACCGCCGGAGTGGGCCAGGACTGGATATACTCCCCAAAGGGCGAGCCGCTGTACTGGCCGGTGGACGGCTATTTCACACCGGGGGAGCGGGTGACGAATTTCCTGGGCTGCAAGGTGAAGAAGCAGCACCACACCCTGACTCAGATACTGAACTGCCTTATAGGCCGCGGGTTTCGTATAACCGCTGTGGAGGAGGCAAAGCCCCCGGAGGAAATGCTCTCCGAGCCGGGCATGAGGGACGAACTGCGCAGGCCGATGATGCTCCTGGTACGGGCAGAGAAATAAAAGAGAGCCGCCATTAGGCGGACACCCATAAGGAAGTAAATGAATTTTCCGGTAAAACCGGCGTAGCGAAAGGTTACGCCGGTTTTTCTGTACCTGCAGGTATATCCGGTTTATAAAGCGGAATACGGATTTTCCCCACATAAGTAAAATAAATTTCAATGGTGACATGCTTTCTCCCGCCGATTCTCTCCGGGCTGTGAATTACGATCCTGTCAATCAGCTCATTTACGGTGGAAGCATCAAGTTCCTGCAAGTCGGAATACCGGTCTGCAAGCTGGAGAAAGCGCCCCACATCGGCAATCTGTTCCGTCTCATTTTCAATTTCTTGTTCCAATGAGGAAGCAAGTCTCTGAATCTCCGCCTGTTCCGTTTCATACTGCGCCGAAAGTTTTTGAAAACGGAGGTCACTCAACTTACCCAGAACGGAATCCTCATAAAGTCTTTGGATAATCTTGTCCAAATCTTCCATACGCTTCTGTGCCCCGGAGAGGGCTTTTCGCTTCTGCGTCAGCTCCGCTTTCCGGCTGGCTTCGTCCTGCGCCAGCATTTCCTGAGTGAAATCATCCCGGAACAGCTGTACATAGGACAGCGTTCCCTGAATACATTCCAGAACCCTCTTATAAAGCGTGACCTCCCGGATATAATGAATCTGGCAGGAACCTGTGTTGCTCTTGTAATTGGAACATACAAAATGATTCTGTGAATCATCTTTGTAGGTATTGCAGGTGCAGTAATAGAGTTTTGCACCGCAGTCGGCACAATAGACAAGGCCGGAAAAAATACTTGTTTTCCCTGTCTTTGTCGGTCGGCGTTTGTTTGTCCGTAATTCCTGCACCCGTTCCCGCTGCCCGCGTTCAATGATTGCCGGCTGTGTGTCCTCAAATATCCGCTGTTTTTCTTTCGGATTCACCATACGCTTTTTGAATTTCAAGGATTTGGTATAGGTCTTGAAGTTGACGGTACAGCCAGTGCATTCCGTTCTCTCCAATATTGTGGTGACAGATTTGGAACACCACTGGTACAGGTTATCCGGCATTGCCCATCCCTTTTGTTTTGCGTTATAAGCCGTAACCGTCAGCACCTTGCTCGCTGTCAGGATTTTTGCAATCTGCATGGGGCCTTTCCCCGCAATGCACAGGTCAAAGATACGCCGTACCACCTTTGCCGCTTCTTCGTCCACAATCCATTTCTTTTTATTCTGTGGGTCTTTCACATATCCATAAGGCGGGTTGCTGGCAATATGTTCCCCGGCCTCCCCGCGTATTTTCACAACGGCACGGATTTTCTTGCTGATGTCCTTTGCGTAATAATCGTTGAACACAGGTTATTGGGGAAAGGGAAAGCAAACAGGCAAAAATCCAGTATTCATGCGGGTTTGCGGCGAGATGGCTCTCAAAAGCTAACCTCACAAAAGACAGATTATTGCACAATCACATATCGTTTCTAAGGGAGAATGTTGATTCCGGTCACATTCTCCCTTTTTTCATACCAAGAAACGAGGTGATTATCTTGAACACGCAAATCATCGCCATCGCCAACCAAAAGGGAGGTGTGGGCAAGACCACAACCTGTGCCAACTTAGGGATTGGACTGGCACAGGCCGGAAAGAAAGTGCTTCTCATTGACGGGGACCCGCAGGGGAGCCTGACCATCAGCCTGGGCAATCCCCAGCCGGATAAGCTGCCCTTTACCCTCTCTGACGCAATGGGCCGCATCCTGACCGATCAGCCGGTCCGCCCCGGCGAGGGGATTCTGCGCCACCCGGAGGGCGTGGACCTGATGCCGGCGGATATTCAGCTGTCCGGCATGGAGGTGTCGCTGGTAATCCAGAGAAATCGGCAGTACCTTTGCCAGTGCCTTCAAAATCAAAAAGGACGGATTCATCTGCCCTTTTTCAATCTTGGCAATCTGCTTTACAGATACATGGCTCAAATCAGAAAGCTCCTGCTGTGTCAGGCTTTTTCCTTTTCGGGCTTCCCGCATTTTTTGCCCTAAAGCGGTTAAATCATCAATCGGCATAATCATTCACCTCGAATATATTCTATCGTGCCGATTTACACAAAGGAATAACCTTATTATGCCGACTAACAGGTATGATTATGCTGTTTTTTTAGTGAGATATAAACGCTATCCTTGTATCACTAACCAAATCAAATTATAATAGAGGTGGATATTTTTTTGAAAAAATCTGTCCGCTATAACATTTCGCGGACATTTGGGTTTTACAATAGCCTTATCAAATTTTGTTACTGATAGGGTTAAATCACAAAGAAAGGGAAAATATATGACGAAAAAATTATATCGAGTTATGTTGTTTGTTGGTACTTCAATGATACATCATTCAGCAGCGGGTGTCTTTATTTTGTGCAATATTTGGTATTTACTCATTTATAGTTCTGAATCTAATAGAAATAGTAAATAGGGAAAGTATTTCACTTACAGCAAGGCGGGCCAGTTTCCTGTCAACATGAGCCAGTCTGCCTTGTGTGGATTGATCCGTTATGAAAGGCTTGCTTTTTCCCATTAAGTTCAGTACACTGTCAATCTGACACAAAGCATTTCATACTGTTTCCATATTGCTTTGGTATAATAATGTGAGGAGGTGTAAAAATGGCTGTTTTATTGATTGTGGAAGATGATACTGCCACCAACGTGGCAATCTGTGA encodes the following:
- a CDS encoding class I SAM-dependent methyltransferase, producing MYNEYDDPKFFGQYAQMPRSRQGLSAAGEWSQLKGLFPDMRGRSVLDLGCGYGWHCRYALEQGAARVLGLDISENMLDEAGKRGGEGIEYRLCGIEDYEYPQEEWDLAVSNLALHYIGDLDTVYEKVYRTLRPKGVFLFNIEHPVFTAGVGQDWIYSPKGEPLYWPVDGYFTPGERVTNFLGCKVKKQHHTLTQILNCLIGRGFRITAVEEAKPPEEMLSEPGMRDELRRPMMLLVRAEK
- a CDS encoding DUF4368 domain-containing protein encodes the protein MFNDYYAKDISKKIRAVVKIRGEAGEHIASNPPYGYVKDPQNKKKWIVDEEAAKVVRRIFDLCIAGKGPMQIAKILTASKVLTVTAYNAKQKGWAMPDNLYQWCSKSVTTILERTECTGCTVNFKTYTKSLKFKKRMVNPKEKQRIFEDTQPAIIERGQRERVQELRTNKRRPTKTGKTSIFSGLVYCADCGAKLYYCTCNTYKDDSQNHFVCSNYKSNTGSCQIHYIREVTLYKRVLECIQGTLSYVQLFRDDFTQEMLAQDEASRKAELTQKRKALSGAQKRMEDLDKIIQRLYEDSVLGKLSDLRFQKLSAQYETEQAEIQRLASSLEQEIENETEQIADVGRFLQLADRYSDLQELDASTVNELIDRIVIHSPERIGGRKHVTIEIYFTYVGKIRIPLYKPDIPAGTEKPA